Proteins encoded within one genomic window of uncultured Draconibacterium sp.:
- a CDS encoding helix-turn-helix transcriptional regulator, producing the protein MGLAVVYFGISQSLFAVILMFIKKPLSIADKILGVWLSFLSIFFVVNLIQFNAGVTDRGGWPAILSTSLTFPSFLYLYSKYITKEYGKFKRSDLLHFLPAVFGFLFAAIIYKNEHIYDLQSFDSYYTQKSIELTIVAFLQFACIIFYAGMAHISIKRYRRQISNFYSFQSHRISLNWLRVILISFLLLHCLIIPMSVFYREIPFSFNLHTFRNSAYLVFIYVLSLWGLKQQQLISDFKPLLLNRETDSEVKNSTRYQKSGLKDEQAEAYLKELIDYMNSSEAWKDSELSLAKISNKLKIPKHQISQILNEKLKKNFYTFVNEYRTEYAKKLIVSPKHKNWSFLAIAYECGFNSKTAFNNFFKKYTNMTPTEYKSKATELKKSSPLT; encoded by the coding sequence ATGGGATTAGCGGTAGTATATTTCGGAATTTCTCAATCACTTTTCGCAGTAATTTTAATGTTTATTAAAAAGCCGTTAAGTATTGCCGATAAAATTCTTGGTGTTTGGTTGTCATTTCTATCAATTTTCTTCGTTGTTAATTTAATACAGTTTAATGCAGGAGTAACGGATAGAGGAGGATGGCCGGCAATTCTTAGTACTTCGCTGACTTTTCCATCATTTCTTTATTTATATTCAAAGTACATTACCAAAGAATACGGTAAATTTAAAAGAAGTGATTTGTTGCATTTTTTACCTGCAGTTTTTGGGTTTCTATTTGCCGCGATCATATACAAAAATGAGCATATCTATGACTTGCAAAGCTTTGATTCGTATTATACTCAGAAGTCGATAGAACTGACAATAGTCGCTTTCCTGCAATTTGCCTGTATTATATTTTATGCAGGTATGGCTCATATAAGTATAAAACGTTATCGAAGGCAAATCAGTAATTTCTACTCTTTTCAATCGCATAGGATTAGTTTGAACTGGCTCCGTGTAATACTTATTTCATTTTTGCTGCTTCATTGCCTCATTATCCCGATGAGTGTATTTTACCGGGAAATTCCGTTTTCGTTCAACCTGCACACCTTTAGAAATAGTGCCTACCTTGTTTTTATTTATGTTTTAAGCCTTTGGGGGCTAAAGCAGCAACAACTTATCTCCGATTTTAAGCCGCTTCTGTTAAACCGCGAAACCGATTCTGAGGTAAAAAATTCAACGCGTTATCAGAAGTCGGGTTTAAAAGACGAGCAGGCTGAAGCTTATTTAAAAGAGTTAATTGATTATATGAACAGCTCTGAAGCGTGGAAGGATTCAGAGTTGTCACTTGCTAAAATTTCCAATAAATTGAAGATTCCCAAGCATCAGATTTCTCAAATATTAAACGAAAAACTGAAAAAGAACTTCTATACTTTTGTAAATGAGTATCGTACCGAATACGCTAAAAAGCTTATTGTCTCCCCTAAACATAAAAACTGGTCATTTTTAGCTATAGCATATGAATGCGGGTTCAATTCAAAAACAGCGTTTAATAATTTTTTCAAGAAATATACCAATATGACGCCTACCGAATATAAAAGCAAAGCTACAGAATTAAAAAAAAGTTCGCCCCTGACCTGA
- a CDS encoding sulfatase, which translates to MKKTIFYSLVTGLLAFGACSNPEETPLKAPNVIVVFADDMGYGDTGAFGHPTIHTPNLDRMAEEGQKWTNFYAASSVCTPSRAGLLTGKLPIRNGMCGETEDRRVLFPDSDGGLPQSEITIAKALKTKGYSTACIGKWHLGHLPQYMPQSHGFDYYFGVPYSNDMDRPEGIDHKASCFNPKIEYFQVPLYRNQEIIERPVNQLTITKRYTEEALKFIDDHKAQPFFIYLAHSMPHVPLFASKDFEGKSRRGRYGDVIEEIDWSVGQIMQKLKQTGLDENTLVVFTSDNGPWLLFDDLGGSAGLLKGGKGSTYEGGMREPSLFWWPEKLEKKVVMDMASTLDLYPTICKLTGVEISNASEIDGYDLSPVLFGNGKSNRDEIFYYRETEIFAIRKGAYKVHFKTQTGYEGDAPVEHNPPLLFNLENDPSEKYNIAAKHPDIIKKMVKLKEEHINSFTPGDCQLIKRIESADINQGDVSL; encoded by the coding sequence ATGAAAAAAACAATATTTTACTCTCTCGTTACAGGACTGCTCGCATTCGGAGCCTGTTCAAATCCTGAAGAAACACCTTTAAAAGCACCAAATGTAATTGTAGTATTTGCCGACGATATGGGTTATGGCGATACCGGCGCATTTGGGCACCCAACAATTCATACGCCTAACCTAGACAGAATGGCTGAAGAAGGCCAGAAATGGACCAATTTCTATGCAGCGTCATCGGTTTGTACACCCAGCCGGGCAGGTCTGTTAACAGGAAAATTGCCAATTCGGAACGGAATGTGTGGGGAAACAGAAGACAGGAGGGTTTTGTTCCCCGATTCTGACGGCGGGCTTCCTCAATCAGAAATCACAATTGCCAAAGCATTAAAAACAAAAGGCTATTCAACTGCCTGTATTGGCAAATGGCACTTAGGGCATTTACCTCAATATATGCCTCAAAGCCATGGGTTCGATTATTACTTTGGAGTTCCGTATAGTAACGACATGGACAGGCCTGAGGGAATTGACCATAAAGCATCCTGTTTCAATCCGAAAATTGAATATTTTCAGGTTCCATTATATCGAAATCAGGAAATTATAGAGAGACCGGTTAACCAGTTAACCATTACCAAACGATATACAGAAGAGGCCCTGAAATTTATTGATGACCACAAAGCACAGCCATTTTTTATTTACCTGGCGCACTCAATGCCACATGTACCATTGTTTGCCTCAAAAGATTTTGAAGGTAAAAGCAGAAGGGGCAGGTATGGCGATGTTATTGAAGAGATTGACTGGAGTGTAGGTCAAATCATGCAAAAATTAAAACAAACCGGGCTTGATGAAAATACGCTTGTGGTATTTACTTCAGATAACGGTCCCTGGTTGTTGTTTGATGATTTAGGTGGTTCGGCAGGCCTGTTGAAAGGAGGAAAAGGAAGTACATACGAAGGAGGCATGCGTGAACCCAGCCTTTTCTGGTGGCCCGAAAAACTTGAAAAGAAGGTTGTTATGGATATGGCTTCCACGCTCGATTTGTACCCGACAATATGTAAACTTACAGGTGTTGAAATATCCAATGCTTCAGAAATTGACGGTTATGATTTATCACCGGTTTTGTTTGGTAATGGCAAAAGTAACCGGGATGAAATATTTTATTATCGTGAAACCGAAATATTTGCAATCAGGAAAGGAGCATATAAAGTACATTTTAAAACACAAACCGGTTATGAAGGAGATGCACCGGTAGAACATAATCCTCCTTTGTTGTTTAATCTTGAGAACGATCCTTCGGAAAAATATAATATAGCCGCAAAACATCCTGATATTATTAAAAAAATGGTAAAACTTAAAGAGGAACACATAAACTCGTTTACTCCCGGAGATTGCCAGTTAATAAAAAGAATAGAGAGCGCAGACATCAACCAGGGGGATGTTAGTTTGTAA
- a CDS encoding M23 family metallopeptidase has protein sequence MRSRFAGISFANNNISYTTTYMHLSGYAKGISTGVQVRQGQVIGYVGATGLASGPHLDFRVHMYGKPIDPLKMKADPVAPVKDENMERYMAVKDSLLNELQKIYWEEEILAESK, from the coding sequence ATGAGGAGTCGTTTTGCCGGAATTTCTTTTGCCAATAATAATATTTCTTACACAACTACTTATATGCATTTGTCGGGATATGCCAAAGGTATTAGTACCGGAGTTCAGGTTCGTCAGGGACAGGTAATTGGTTATGTGGGAGCCACAGGCTTAGCTTCTGGCCCTCACCTCGATTTCAGGGTGCACATGTATGGAAAACCGATTGATCCCTTAAAAATGAAAGCAGATCCGGTTGCTCCGGTAAAAGACGAAAATATGGAGCGTTACATGGCTGTAAAAGATTCGCTGTTAAACGAACTCCAAAAAATTTATTGGGAAGAGGAGATTTTGGCTGAGTCGAAATAG
- a CDS encoding SDR family oxidoreductase, producing the protein MNLNNKLIIVTGGGSGMGRNLVLTLLKKGARVAAIDINEKGLEDTAALSPEKKEALATFELDITDKQAVETIIGQIISEMGPVDGIINNAGIIQPFKKLNELDYSVIERVLNVNWWGTMYITKTLLPHLLSRPEAHIVNISSMGGFFAFPGQTIYGASKAAVKMMTEGLIQELSNTNVNVSVVFPGAVNTNIMSNSGLENAVNPEEAGKQNMMLSADRAAEIIITGIEKNKKRIFVGKDAKIMDILYRLSPNRAVSFIAKKMGHHLPKD; encoded by the coding sequence ATGAACCTGAATAATAAACTGATAATTGTAACCGGCGGCGGTAGCGGAATGGGCCGCAACCTTGTACTTACATTGTTGAAAAAAGGAGCTCGCGTGGCTGCTATTGATATCAACGAAAAAGGACTGGAAGACACAGCCGCATTGTCTCCTGAAAAGAAAGAAGCATTAGCAACTTTTGAACTGGACATTACCGATAAACAAGCGGTTGAAACTATAATCGGTCAAATTATTTCGGAGATGGGACCGGTGGATGGAATCATCAATAATGCAGGAATTATCCAACCTTTTAAGAAATTGAATGAATTGGATTATTCGGTTATTGAACGGGTGCTGAATGTAAACTGGTGGGGAACAATGTATATAACCAAAACATTGCTGCCGCACCTTTTATCCCGGCCGGAAGCGCATATTGTAAATATTTCTAGTATGGGAGGCTTTTTTGCTTTTCCCGGGCAAACCATTTACGGTGCTTCAAAAGCTGCTGTTAAAATGATGACCGAGGGACTAATACAGGAACTGAGCAATACCAATGTAAATGTTTCAGTTGTTTTTCCGGGAGCGGTGAATACGAATATCATGTCAAATTCAGGACTCGAAAATGCAGTTAATCCCGAAGAAGCCGGCAAGCAAAATATGATGCTATCGGCTGATCGGGCAGCAGAAATTATCATCACCGGCATTGAAAAGAATAAGAAAAGAATTTTTGTGGGTAAAGACGCGAAAATTATGGATATCCTTTATCGTCTGAGCCCCAACCGGGCAGTTAGTTTCATTGCTAAAAAGATGGGGCATCATTTGCCCAAAGACTAA
- a CDS encoding sodium:solute symporter family protein, producing the protein MGWIDLSIFCVYLLAMLGVGVYFLRKNKNTDDYFVGGRRLSSIHIGLSVVATDVGGGFSIGLGGLGFTMGLSGSWLLFTGLLGAWLSGVLLIPKVSGLARRKGFLSFPQYLEHVFDKRVALIAGLISAIGYLGFTSSQILAGAKLAASTFDGLSIDNALLIMGTIAVVYTVLGGLKAVIYTDTIQWIILMTGLIFVGLPFAYTSIGGIEAITATLPAEFLSLRSVSWQQIVNWMFTIIPIWFIGMTLYQRIYAAKNTQTAQRGWFIAGLFEYPLMAFIGVILGMFARVAMENQLLPGYNAANLDAEMGLPVLLKTILPVGFLGIVLSAYFSAIMSTADSCLMAASGNLLTDVFRLHNGKRSLFLSQLLTLIIGSIALLLALKMTSVLDLMLHSYSFMVSGMIIPVLAALFSKNPNKIAALLSMLTGGSLTLFLILSGLDLPLELDANIFGIAGSLLVYIIVASIKKEKTLAI; encoded by the coding sequence ATGGGGTGGATTGATCTCTCTATTTTTTGCGTATACCTGTTGGCAATGCTTGGTGTAGGTGTTTATTTCCTGCGCAAAAATAAAAATACAGACGACTATTTTGTTGGAGGACGTAGACTCAGTAGTATTCACATTGGCTTATCGGTTGTAGCAACCGATGTTGGCGGAGGTTTTTCCATCGGCCTGGGAGGGTTGGGTTTTACCATGGGATTGTCGGGTAGTTGGTTATTGTTTACCGGATTGTTGGGCGCCTGGCTCAGTGGCGTTCTACTCATCCCCAAAGTTTCGGGGCTGGCACGCCGGAAAGGATTCTTGTCTTTTCCGCAGTACCTCGAGCACGTTTTCGATAAAAGAGTAGCCCTCATTGCCGGGCTGATTTCTGCTATCGGGTACCTGGGTTTTACCAGTTCGCAAATTCTGGCTGGCGCCAAACTGGCTGCCTCTACTTTCGATGGACTTAGCATCGATAATGCGCTGCTGATAATGGGTACGATTGCCGTTGTTTATACTGTGCTGGGCGGACTAAAAGCGGTAATTTATACCGATACCATCCAGTGGATAATTCTTATGACCGGACTAATATTTGTTGGACTACCTTTCGCCTATACCAGTATTGGTGGTATCGAAGCCATTACAGCAACATTACCGGCAGAATTTCTGTCACTTCGTTCGGTAAGCTGGCAGCAAATTGTTAACTGGATGTTTACCATTATTCCAATCTGGTTTATCGGGATGACACTTTATCAGCGAATTTACGCGGCAAAAAATACGCAAACAGCACAACGAGGCTGGTTTATTGCCGGACTGTTTGAATACCCGTTAATGGCTTTTATTGGCGTAATTTTAGGAATGTTTGCCCGCGTTGCCATGGAAAATCAATTGCTGCCCGGTTATAACGCTGCCAACCTCGACGCCGAAATGGGACTTCCTGTATTACTGAAAACAATACTTCCGGTTGGTTTTCTCGGAATTGTATTATCGGCCTATTTTTCGGCTATCATGTCAACTGCCGACAGCTGTCTAATGGCTGCATCAGGCAACTTGTTAACCGATGTATTTCGTTTGCATAACGGGAAAAGGAGTTTATTTCTTTCGCAGTTACTAACTTTAATAATTGGTTCAATCGCCCTGTTGCTGGCTTTAAAAATGACCAGTGTGTTGGATTTAATGCTCCACTCCTACTCCTTTATGGTTTCGGGTATGATCATTCCGGTGCTGGCAGCTTTGTTTTCCAAAAATCCGAATAAAATAGCAGCACTGTTATCCATGTTAACAGGAGGTTCGCTAACATTATTCCTAATCCTGTCGGGATTAGACCTCCCGTTGGAATTGGATGCTAACATTTTTGGAATTGCAGGATCGCTGTTGGTCTATATCATTGTTGCATCAATCAAAAAAGAGAAAACTTTAGCTATTTAA
- the ablB gene encoding putative beta-lysine N-acetyltransferase: MQDKIEKIGNGSIIQHGQLNKRIYLMKLDSTDCPSTIIQQINKLARENGYTKIFCKIPAYAAPLFLANGFLPEAQIPAFYNNKETAFFVSKFLSSDRLLKIETDRLVDLNKMLQDKDSITLTKPIEIPEVKIRKLEKEDYEQITEIYREVFVTYPFPIYNPGFVLKSIQNGTQYFGAEAEGLLVALASAEVDEKGKNAEMTDFATLPQHRGRSLALLLLSTMEKSMKEQGITTLYTIARLNSLGMNKTFLKLNYTYSGTLIKNTHIAGKIESMNVLYKHI; the protein is encoded by the coding sequence ATGCAGGATAAAATTGAAAAAATTGGCAACGGAAGCATAATTCAACACGGGCAATTAAATAAGCGTATTTATCTGATGAAATTAGATAGCACGGATTGCCCATCCACTATTATTCAACAAATTAATAAGTTGGCCAGAGAAAATGGTTACACAAAAATATTCTGTAAAATTCCCGCATATGCGGCTCCGCTGTTTTTAGCAAACGGATTTTTACCGGAGGCACAAATACCGGCATTTTACAACAACAAGGAAACAGCATTTTTTGTATCGAAATTTCTGAGCTCGGACCGATTATTGAAAATTGAAACCGACCGGTTAGTAGATTTAAACAAAATGCTTCAAGATAAGGATTCGATAACTTTAACGAAGCCGATAGAGATTCCGGAAGTTAAAATCAGAAAACTGGAAAAAGAAGATTACGAGCAAATAACAGAAATTTACCGCGAGGTATTCGTTACTTATCCGTTTCCGATTTACAACCCGGGATTTGTGCTTAAATCAATTCAGAATGGTACACAATATTTTGGAGCTGAAGCAGAGGGACTGCTAGTTGCTTTAGCATCTGCAGAAGTTGACGAAAAAGGCAAAAATGCAGAAATGACAGACTTTGCCACCCTGCCTCAACATCGTGGCCGGAGCCTGGCTTTGCTTTTGTTAAGTACCATGGAAAAATCGATGAAAGAACAGGGCATAACAACCTTGTATACCATTGCCCGGTTAAATTCATTGGGAATGAACAAAACCTTTCTGAAACTAAACTACACGTATTCGGGTACACTAATTAAGAATACGCACATTGCCGGCAAAATAGAAAGTATGAACGTTTTATATAAACACATTTGA
- the ablA gene encoding lysine 2,3-aminomutase: MIYNNRQQTIAHKIETEAQLSKWKDWRWQLRHSIKTLEKFEELLGVKFEQEEREKLEETFDKFPLSITPYYLSLINKQDFKNDPVFKQSFGGIEELTTLKSELEDPLSEDSDSPVEGITHRYPDRVLFHVSNICSMYCRHCTRKRKVGDIDYVPSKEQLQEGIDYIANTPHVRDVLLSGGDPFMLPDSKIDWLLSKITEIPHVEIVRIGTRMPVVLPYRITDNLVSILKKYQPLWINTHFNHPKEITASSKEALAKLADGGFPLGNQSVLLADVNDCPRIMKSLLHKLVQNRVRPYYLYQCDLSEGLSHFRTPIGKGIEIMESLIGHTSGFARPTYVIDAPGGGGKIPIMPNYLISWSTNKVVLRNYEGVITTYKEPDAYEPKMCDRDCENCNLDLKIEEVDETDAIGIEKLLSDTDDAISLIPEDNERMIRREEDAG, encoded by the coding sequence ATGATTTATAATAACAGACAGCAGACTATTGCCCACAAAATTGAAACAGAAGCACAACTTTCGAAATGGAAAGACTGGAGATGGCAGCTACGGCACTCCATAAAAACATTGGAAAAGTTTGAAGAACTATTAGGCGTTAAATTTGAACAGGAAGAACGGGAGAAACTGGAAGAAACATTCGACAAATTCCCGTTGTCGATTACGCCTTATTACCTTTCGCTTATTAACAAACAAGATTTTAAAAACGACCCGGTTTTTAAACAATCGTTTGGAGGAATTGAAGAACTTACCACATTAAAATCTGAATTGGAAGACCCGCTATCGGAAGACAGCGACAGCCCGGTTGAAGGCATTACACACCGTTATCCCGACCGCGTATTATTTCATGTAAGTAATATTTGCTCGATGTATTGCCGCCATTGCACGCGTAAACGCAAAGTTGGCGATATCGACTATGTTCCATCTAAAGAACAATTGCAAGAGGGAATCGACTATATTGCCAACACTCCGCATGTACGCGATGTTTTATTATCGGGAGGCGACCCGTTTATGCTACCCGATAGCAAAATAGACTGGTTATTGTCAAAAATCACCGAAATACCTCATGTTGAAATTGTACGTATTGGAACAAGAATGCCGGTAGTTTTACCTTACCGTATTACCGACAACCTGGTATCGATATTAAAAAAATACCAACCACTTTGGATAAATACTCATTTTAATCATCCAAAAGAAATTACCGCCTCATCAAAAGAAGCGTTGGCCAAACTTGCCGATGGCGGATTTCCATTGGGGAATCAGTCGGTTTTACTAGCCGATGTAAACGACTGTCCGAGAATAATGAAATCCTTGCTTCATAAACTTGTGCAGAACAGGGTTCGACCATACTACCTTTACCAATGCGACCTTTCTGAGGGATTATCACATTTCAGAACCCCAATTGGAAAAGGTATTGAAATTATGGAAAGCCTTATCGGACACACCAGCGGTTTTGCCCGCCCAACTTATGTAATTGATGCACCCGGCGGTGGCGGTAAAATTCCGATAATGCCAAACTATTTAATTTCATGGTCGACAAACAAGGTTGTTCTGCGAAATTACGAAGGAGTTATTACTACTTATAAAGAACCTGACGCTTACGAACCGAAAATGTGCGACCGCGACTGCGAAAATTGCAACCTCGATCTGAAAATTGAAGAAGTTGACGAAACCGATGCAATTGGTATTGAAAAATTATTATCGGATACCGATGATGCCATATCTTTGATACCGGAAGATAACGAACGAATGATAAGAAGAGAAGAAGATGCAGGATAA
- a CDS encoding bifunctional alpha,alpha-trehalose-phosphate synthase (UDP-forming)/trehalose-phosphatase, producing the protein MSRLIIASNRLPVMINRSADGMTITPSAGGLATGLKSYHKDSDSIWIGWPGLMPETKKEEEEVTGLLETEQCLPVFLNEELISNYYDGFSNATLWPLFHYFAEFTEFNESYWESYCKVNEMFADAIIENAEEGDVVWVHDYQLLLLPNILRERRPDLTIGFFLHIPFPSYELIRILPWREQIVNGLLGADLIGFHTYDYARHFISSVKRLLGYDVDFNQIKLENRHVMIDVFPMGIDYEKFESHAQEIQSKPIQDRSKEHQDIDRFLLSMPNRKLVLSIDRLDYTKGIPQRLNAFREFLEKHPDYREKVSLIMLTVPSRTDVEQYQNLKNEIDVLVGNINGEFGTLNWNPVIYFYRSVPFENLIELYSSADVALLTPLRDGMNLVAKEYIASKVNKKGVLILSEMAGASKELGEAISVNPNNIPDTADAIYRALIKPDGEREKAISAMQQRIKRYDIHKWASEFMKALHNTIEKKSEHHARKITARIKNKIFSDYSEKKSKVLFLDYDGTLQRFFDNPQAAKPDEELYKLLDKMAAEKNTKLTLVSGRDRETFERWFGNRKYNLIAEHGAWLKAQGKGWVERKPVHTEWKESILPVLESYVDRTPGSLIEEKTYSLVWHYRKADIELGVLRALELVHDISNLIFNQDLEILEGKKVVEIKVSGINKGTAATEFLHTHPADFVLAMGDDWTDEFLFKELPEEAHTIKVGTENSAAKYFVSNYKEVRGFLTDLVKS; encoded by the coding sequence ATGAGTAGATTAATAATAGCCTCAAACAGGTTACCTGTGATGATAAACAGAAGCGCAGACGGAATGACTATAACTCCTAGCGCAGGCGGTTTGGCAACAGGTTTAAAATCATATCACAAAGACAGCGACAGCATATGGATTGGCTGGCCGGGCCTAATGCCCGAAACAAAAAAGGAGGAAGAGGAGGTAACCGGTTTACTGGAAACCGAACAGTGCCTGCCCGTATTTTTAAACGAAGAACTGATTAGTAATTATTACGACGGATTTAGTAATGCAACGCTTTGGCCGCTGTTTCACTACTTTGCCGAATTTACCGAGTTTAACGAATCGTACTGGGAGTCGTACTGCAAAGTAAACGAGATGTTTGCCGATGCCATTATTGAAAATGCAGAAGAAGGCGACGTGGTTTGGGTACACGATTATCAATTGCTGCTTTTGCCCAACATTCTTCGCGAAAGGCGCCCCGATTTAACCATCGGATTCTTTTTGCACATTCCGTTTCCATCGTACGAGTTAATACGTATACTCCCATGGCGCGAACAAATTGTGAATGGATTACTGGGAGCCGATCTGATTGGATTCCACACTTACGATTATGCACGACATTTTATTAGTTCGGTGAAGCGTTTGTTGGGTTACGATGTCGATTTTAACCAGATAAAACTGGAAAACCGCCATGTAATGATCGACGTATTTCCGATGGGAATTGATTACGAGAAATTTGAATCGCATGCGCAGGAAATACAGAGTAAACCTATTCAGGATCGTTCGAAAGAACATCAGGATATCGACCGGTTTTTATTAAGTATGCCAAACCGCAAATTGGTGCTTTCTATCGACCGTTTGGATTATACCAAAGGTATTCCGCAGCGGTTAAATGCATTCCGCGAATTTTTGGAGAAACACCCCGATTACCGCGAAAAAGTTTCGTTGATTATGCTTACGGTTCCATCGCGAACAGATGTGGAGCAGTATCAAAATCTGAAAAACGAGATTGATGTGCTGGTTGGTAATATTAATGGAGAATTCGGAACATTGAACTGGAACCCGGTAATATATTTCTATCGATCGGTTCCGTTCGAAAACCTGATCGAATTGTACAGCTCTGCCGACGTGGCTTTATTAACACCACTCCGAGATGGAATGAACCTGGTGGCCAAAGAATATATTGCATCAAAAGTAAACAAAAAAGGTGTTCTTATTCTGAGTGAAATGGCGGGTGCATCTAAAGAGCTTGGAGAAGCCATTTCTGTTAACCCAAATAATATTCCCGATACAGCCGACGCAATTTATAGGGCACTTATCAAACCCGATGGTGAAAGGGAGAAAGCTATATCGGCTATGCAACAGCGTATAAAACGTTACGATATTCATAAGTGGGCATCGGAGTTTATGAAAGCGCTACACAATACTATTGAAAAAAAATCGGAGCATCATGCACGTAAAATTACAGCCAGAATAAAAAATAAGATCTTTTCGGATTACAGCGAAAAGAAATCGAAAGTGTTGTTTTTGGATTACGATGGTACTTTGCAGCGTTTCTTTGACAATCCGCAGGCGGCTAAACCAGATGAGGAATTGTATAAATTGCTCGATAAAATGGCAGCCGAAAAAAATACCAAGCTAACATTGGTAAGTGGGCGCGACAGAGAGACTTTTGAACGCTGGTTTGGGAACAGAAAATACAATTTAATTGCCGAACACGGTGCCTGGTTAAAAGCGCAGGGTAAAGGATGGGTAGAACGAAAACCCGTTCATACGGAATGGAAGGAGAGCATTTTGCCCGTTCTTGAATCGTATGTCGACCGCACACCGGGAAGTTTGATTGAAGAAAAAACCTATTCGTTGGTTTGGCATTACCGCAAAGCCGATATCGAATTAGGCGTGTTGCGTGCCCTCGAATTAGTACACGATATTTCAAACCTGATCTTTAACCAGGATCTGGAAATACTGGAAGGCAAAAAAGTTGTGGAAATTAAAGTTTCGGGAATTAATAAAGGAACTGCAGCAACTGAATTTTTACATACACATCCTGCTGATTTTGTGTTGGCAATGGGCGACGACTGGACTGATGAATTCCTGTTTAAAGAGTTACCCGAAGAGGCGCATACAATAAAAGTAGGTACCGAAAATTCGGCTGCAAAATATTTTGTAAGCAACTACAAAGAGGTGCGAGGTTTTTTGACTGATCTTGTAAAATCATAG